From Capillibacterium thermochitinicola:
CCCTGCCCGCGCGCTTTTTTTGTCCGGAATTAAACATTTTCGCCCCATACCCAGCAATAGCCTACATTTTTCGTGTCTGCTTCCCGGATTATTTACGCATTATTCGTTCATTATTTGACTATTTATTTATTAGTAATTATAAGTAATTTATTAGTAACGGTTCTTATACCAACCGCAGACCGAAAGGAATTTCCCCAAAGATTGCGAATTATATATAGAAGTTTCGAAAAAGAAGGAGGGGTTAACTTGCCCCCTACTCTTTATGCCGTGGTTAAATTGGCCTTGCAAAACAAAGGTTCGCGGCCCCCGGAAGGTACCGGAAGCAAGATATTACAGGAGGCCGCCGCTTTACTGAATAGTGCTTTTCGCCCTTTTCTCGCCGGTAATTTCAACGCAGACGACACCGAAGTAAAAGGTATTCTGATGGTCCAGGAAACGCCCCGTCTGATCCAGTTAATTCAGTTGGTTGATTTGGAAATGAATCCGGCCCGTTTTAATTACGCGTTAGGTGTAGGCAGCATCAGCGGCAAAATGGACCCCGAGGCCTATGAAGAAAGCGGGCCGGCGTGGACCCGCGTCAACCGGGCACTAAAAGAAGCCGCCCGCGGCAACCAGGATATCGTGGTCCGTCTTCCCTCGTCTTTTTTGACCAGAACCGTAAACACCCTTTTCGCCATCGAAAGTGATCTCCGTAACAATTGGAGCGAAGCCCACCGGGAGGCAATCAAACTGGTCCGCCGCGGCCGGACGCAAGTGGAGATGGCTGAGCTTTTAGGGGTAACCCAGGCCGCCATCAGTCAACGCCTGAAACACGCCCGTTGGGACCGGTACTTGGAAGTCTGCGCCACCCTCGACGAACTTTTGACCCAAGCCCGCTGGAAGGTCCTGCTCCCGTGGGACCTGCGTAAAGACCAGAAAAAAAAGGGCGCGGCCAAGGAGATTTAATCCTTGGCGCACCCTTTTATCTTGCGCAGCAATTTCTGCGGGTTTTCGCACATTACTTGTTCAAGTTCGGCGGCGTCAAGACCGGCTCCCCGCCCGACACGGGACACAAACTCCCACGTCAATAAATCAGAAGGTTGATGGCCATCCGAATTAATTAAAAGATGCGCTCCGGTTTTCCGGGCTAGCGCCGCCACATGCCCATTGGCGAGGCAATGACCCCGGCGGGACGAAAGTTCAAGAAATACACCGTTTTCGACGGCCAGCCTCGCTTCCTCTTCGGTGAGCAAACCGGGATGGGCCAGGACATCCACCTCCGGGCAACTCACGGCCGCCCGGTTGGTACCCGGTTCCACCGGTTCGACAAGGGTTTCCCCGTGTACTACCACCAGATCGGCCCCTAAGTCCTTTGCCCGCTTCGCCAGTTCGGAAATGGCGGCGGCGGGAACATGAGTGAGCTCCACCCCCACCAGGATCTTGATTGCCCAGTATTTTTCCGCCAGCCGGCGTTCTTCCCGCAGTTCCGCCAGGACCCTTTCCATCGTGCCAAGGCCGACATGGTCGGTGAGGCCAATCACTTGGTACCCGTTGAGAAACGCCCGGTGAATCAGTTCGCAGGGCGAGAGGACGCCGTCACTGAGAAAAGTATGCGTATGTAGATCGGCAATTGTCTTGATCATATTCCGCCTCCTTCTTTGCTGATCATGATACCTGTTACACCCGGTCGACCGACCAAAAGGCTTGTCCGCTTCTTGAACAAAAAAATCAAACAACTCCTTGCCGACCGCAGCGAGATGCAACCACGGGCCGGACTAATGTCCCCCGGAAAGATCGATGTAAGTATTGGCTTCTACCTTTTCGGGCAGTTCAACCAGGATGACATCGGAACCAATCTTCTTGATTTGCCGCCAGGGGATGATAATCTCCTCGTTGCGGCCAAGTAGCCACCGAAAACGGCCCGGTGCGGGCAAGACCAGGGCAAGGATCTTGCCTGATACGGGATCAATCTCTAAATCACTGGTGAATCCCAGTTTTTTTCCGTCTAAAATATTAATGACTTCCCGTTCTCTTAATTCCGATGTTTTCGCCAGCACCCCGACTCCCCCCATTGGTATAGTATATGTGGGGGCACAAAAGGGTGTGCCGGTTTACGCCTCCCGCGTAAAGACAAAAAAGATCCGCTCGTCTTTCGGTTGGTGGGGCTGCTGCGTAAAGGCGCTAAAACAACGCACCCGGGAAAACCCGGCCTTCAACGCCGCCTCTTCAATTTCAGCCGGTTCATACCAGCGTTGGCAGTGGATCTCCCGGAAATGGCGGAAAAGATCGCCCTTTTCCCGGGCAAAGAAATCAATCTCCATCCGGCAAAGGCGGGCGGCCGGTTCCAAGTAATTGGCCCAAATATAAGCAGAGTTTTCAAAGACGGCACAAAAAGTATTGTCACCCAGGATTTCCCGGTATTTATATTCCGTGTTAAAGTCGGCAATGGCGATCCCGCCCGGTAACAGGTGGTGGTAGATATGGACCAATACCTGTTGCAACTCACCATAAAGTAACAGGTAATTAAGGCTGTCACACAGACAAGTAATCAACGGAAACTGTTCATCAAGATCCAGTTCCCGGATATCCTGGTGGAAAAGCCGGTAGTCTCCCTTGATCCGCCCCAGTTTATCCCCGGCGATCGCCAGCATCGAAGGAGACTGGTCGACTCCCGTTACCTTCCACCCTTTCTCCATCATTAACGCCATAAAGCTCCCGGTACCGCAGGCCAAATCCAAAAGCGAGCGGCCAGGAGCTTTCCCCGAAAAAGCCGTATGGTTTTGGTATAAAAAAAGAACATACTCCACCCAGGCCGGGTAATCAAGTTCACGCATCATCTCATCATAGACCAAGGCAAAATCCCGGTAGGCTTGGTTTACACCGTTTTGTTCAAATGACGGCATCGACACCATCCTCCCGCTCTTCAATCCGGATCACAAGTTTGTTGGGAACACAAATGATCGCTTCCCCCGGTTGTTTAATCCACCCGGTCCGGATACAGATCCGTTCCGGACAGAAATAATCCTCCGTGGGCGCCAGACGGACGGCCCCGTCCCTCACTTCGATCGTTGCCACGCCGCCCGCCACTTGTACTTGCTCGGTTCTGATCTCCGTCTCCGTCAGGGGAAAACTGAAGAGGAGCTCGCCGTCGCGAAAGACTTGGACCTGCCGTTCAGACGAAGGAGCGGGCCAAGCCTGCCAAGCCAATAAGAAAAGGCCAACCCCGATAAGGAGCCAGAACAGCCAGCGGTCCCCTTTGGTCATCTCCGCTCCTCCCTCCATCCGCAGTAGCTTTTACAACGACAATTATTACGCAATCTCCAACCAGGTTTTCCAAAGAGTATAAACTCCGATCCCAATAAAAAGAAAGGCCGCACCTAAACGCATATATAGAGGAGGAATGTATTTGGTCAATACTCCACCAAACAACACACCAATTAAAGTCACCAATGCCAAGCCCAAGGAGGCTCCAAGAAAGACCGCCCATGGTGCCCTGGATTGCGAAACCAGAGAAAAGACGGCCAGTTGCGTTTTATCCCCTAACTCGGCGAAAAAAATCGTACATAAAGAGAAGAAAAAAACCTTCCAGTCCACGCTTTCACCTTCTTCTAAAATTATCGGTCTCTTCGGGTATCATTTCCAGAGTCAAGGTATGGTATTTATTTCTGTCCACAACATATTTTAAGGTTGAGCAAAAAATACCTTGTCTCTTGTCCCTTCGTGAGCTTTCTTTTGTCCGGCGGGCCAATTGCAATACTTAGCATATCTGCCTTCACCGGAATGGACCAGCGTGGACCGTAGACTGGAAATTAGCTGCATGGCAATCGCCAAAAGGGTGCTAAAACAAAAAAGGGCTAACTGCCCTTTTCATCATGTTGGGGTGAACGGAGGGATTCGAACCCTCGACCTCCAGGGCCACAACCTGGCGCTCTAACCAACTGAGCTACGCCCACCATACGCAAAAATTATAGTAACACATCTTTGCTTTTTCGTCAAGGCGTTTTTCGCGCCGCGTAAACATTAATGTTGAATAATGGCGTGATCAGATCCTTAGTTTCCCCACCATAAATTCAACAACATCTTCTGGTAGTCAAAGATCCAGACACCAGCCGAATCCTTCTTTTACCATTATTTAACCACCTCCACTCCTTTTTACCTTTTTAGGAACATATTGTTACTGTATAATAAAACCAACGGTAAATATTGATTATATTACCCCTGGCGTCGCAACGCGTCGCCGGGGAGAATGGGAAGATACCTTGTGGGAATCATCATCAAATTCGTTTTAAAAAACATCTGGGCAAAGAAACTGCGCACCCTTTTGATCGTTACGGCGGTGATGCTCTCCTCGGCGTTGTATTTTGCCACGGAAGCCCTGTCCGGGACAGCGGCCGACATGTTCATCGAACGGGTGCGGGTTTATTATGGCACCGCCGACCTGATGATCCATCCCACCGAAGGCTCGCCCTCCAGTCTTTTCCGCCCGAACCGGGCGGAGATGTTCGCCGGGGACTTTGAGTACATCGTCGGTTCCATCGAAACCGGCGGCACTTTGGTTCTGCCCCGGGAAACCTTGAGAATGACCATCAAAGGGTTTAACCTGCCGGAATTGGCACAAATGAACCCTTTCTACCTGGCCGCCCAAGAGCAACTGTACCCGTTTCAAGGAAAAAAGATTATTCTCAGTAAACAGACGGCGGAAGAGTATGGCCTCCGCCCCGGCGACTATCTGGACATTGAAGTGTTCGGGGCCAAACGCAAGTTCTTCCTGGCCGCCCTGGCGGAACCGGCCGGTCCCTTCCAACACGACGGCCAGAACATCAACGCCGTTGTTCCCCTTGATCCATTGGCCACCATCGTCAACGCCCGGGGCCGGGTAACCAACCTCTATCTTAAAGTAAAAGATCCGGCCCGGAAAGGCGAACTGCTGCAGAAACTGCGTGCCCTCTACCCCCGGTACCAGGTCCGGGAGACCGTCACCGGCCAGGAACTGGCTGAGTACACCAGCTCTCTGACCATGTCCTTTCAACTGATGGGCACGGTCGTTCTCTTCATGGCCGTCTACATCATCTATTCCTCCTTCAAGGTCATCACCAGAGAAAGGCTGCCGGTGCTCGGCACTTTCCGGAGCATCGGTGCCACCCGGCGCATGACCAACCTGATCCTGTGCGCCGAGAGTGTCATGTACGGCGTCATCGGCGGCTTCCTCGGCTGCGGCCTTGGCCTCGTCCTTCTTTATTTGATTGCTTTACAAGTCCGTCCGGACTTTATGGCTTCCGTGCCCGTGAAGCTCCAATTTTCACCGGGACAACTGGGGGCCGCTTTTCTCCTGGCGGTGCTGGTCGCTTTCCTCAGCGCCCTGCGGCCAATCCGGAAGGCCGCCAAAATCCCGGTGAAAGAGTTGATCTTCAACCTTTACAGTAAACCTGGACGCCGGGAAAGATGGCGGCCGGCCGGCGGAGTGATCCTGATTGCTTTGTCCTTTCTTCTGCCGCCTCACCTGCCGTACCAACTTCTCCTCCCCGGCGGAATGTTGTTGCTTTTTGCCACCATCATCGGCTTCATCCTCATGATCCCCAGCCTGACCAAACTCTTTTTAGCGGTTTTGGCCCGCCTCAACCGTTATTTCTTCGGAAACGAAGGAGTCCTGGCCGCCAAAAATTTACGGGAAAACCAAGGCGTCCTCAATAATATCTCGCTCCTCGCCATCGGGATCTCCGCTTTGTTGATGATTAACACTGTTAGTTACAGCACCGCCCGGGAACTAACCAACTTCTACCGGGATTTCAATTTTCAGATCTGGTTTTGGACCTGGCAGGCCGACCGGGGAATTGAAAGTATCCTGCGGTCCGTCGACGGAGTCACGTCCACTTACGGGATATACACCGCCAATGCAGTGGAGATCACCAACCGCAACGACCGGATTAACCTGCTGCACGGGGCTAATCCCCACAAATATCTGGATTATCACACCCTCGACCTCGACCCGGCCCTCCTGGCGGAGCTGGACACCGGGCGCAAGATTCTGCTCACCAACACCCTGCGCGAAAGACTGCAGGTGAAAAAGGGGGATGTCCTGACCCTGAAAACGGCCCGCGGAGAAAGGGATTATCAAGTCATCGGGTTCTTTGATTCCCTGATGTGGAACGGCAATTTCGCTCTGATCGGCGAGCGGTTTATCAAGATGGACATGGGCAAACAGTATTACGATGATCTTTTCGTCAAAACCAACAAAGACCCGGAGTTGGTCAGAGAAGCCATCAAAACACGGCTGGCAAGAAGAAGTCCTTTCGTCATCACCCTGGCCCAGATGGCAAAGGATAACCAACAAGCCAACGACCGCATCCTCCGGGTGATGCAAGGTTTTTCCCTGTTGGCTTTGGTCATAGGCATCTTTGGCGTCTTCAACAACCTGATCATCAGTTTTCTGGAACGCCAACGTGCTCTGGCTATGTTACGCTCCCTCGGGATGAGCAAAGCACAGAGCATCAAGATGTTTTTCGCCGAAGCGCTGACCGGCGGCCTGATCGGGGGGGGTCGTGGGTGCTTTGTGCGGGTACCGGTTGAACACCATTACCCCGCTGGTGATCAAGGCTTTGTTGGGCGGACTGCCGATCTTTCACTTCTTCCCCCTTTATCTGTCGGCGGTCCTGGCCGGACTTTTGATCATGGTGACCGCTTCCGCCAGTCCCGCCTTTAAAGCTTCCAGGCTGGATATTGTCTCGACGATTAAATATGAATGACGGGGGGTGCTGCTTTGCCACCAATCATTGAAACTTTCCAGCTTTACAAAACTTATCAACTGGGGGCCGTCCGCGTCGAAGTTTTGAAAGGAATCGACCTCACCATTCAGGAAGGCGAGTTCGTCTCGATCATGGGCCCTTCCGGTTCCGGGAAGAGTACCCTCCTTTACCTCATGGGCGGTTTGGATCAACCTTCCTCCGGCCGGGTCAAGGTGAAAGGGAAAGAGTTGTCGGCCATGAAAGACAGGGAGGTCAGTATCCTCCGCCGCCGGACCCTGGGATTCGTTTTTCAGTTTTACAACCTCATCCCCAACCTCAATGTGGAGGAGAACATTATGCTCCCGGTCCTGCTGGACGGAAAACAACCAAAAGCCTACCGCCACCGCCTGGAAGCGATCTTGGAGACGGTGGGGCTCGCCGGCCGCCGCCGTCATACCCCGCGGGAACTGTCCGGCGGCGAACAGCAGCGGGTAGCAATTGCGCGGGCTTTGATCAACGAACCCGACATTATTCTGGCCGATGAACCCATCGGTAACCTGGATACCAAAACCGGCATGGGCATCATGGAGCTGCTCCAAAGGATCAACCGGGAACAGGGTAAAACCATCGTCCAAGTCACCCATTCCCGGGAGGCCGCCACGTATGGACAACGGATCATTAATCTACGGGACGGAAAGGTGTGGGAGGAATGAAGAAAAAAGGGGTTT
This genomic window contains:
- a CDS encoding SatD family protein, whose amino-acid sequence is MPPTLYAVVKLALQNKGSRPPEGTGSKILQEAAALLNSAFRPFLAGNFNADDTEVKGILMVQETPRLIQLIQLVDLEMNPARFNYALGVGSISGKMDPEAYEESGPAWTRVNRALKEAARGNQDIVVRLPSSFLTRTVNTLFAIESDLRNNWSEAHREAIKLVRRGRTQVEMAELLGVTQAAISQRLKHARWDRYLEVCATLDELLTQARWKVLLPWDLRKDQKKKGAAKEI
- a CDS encoding histidinol phosphate phosphatase domain-containing protein, with the translated sequence MIKTIADLHTHTFLSDGVLSPCELIHRAFLNGYQVIGLTDHVGLGTMERVLAELREERRLAEKYWAIKILVGVELTHVPAAAISELAKRAKDLGADLVVVHGETLVEPVEPGTNRAAVSCPEVDVLAHPGLLTEEEARLAVENGVFLELSSRRGHCLANGHVAALARKTGAHLLINSDGHQPSDLLTWEFVSRVGRGAGLDAAELEQVMCENPQKLLRKIKGCAKD
- a CDS encoding YlmC/YmxH family sporulation protein; amino-acid sequence: MAKTSELREREVINILDGKKLGFTSDLEIDPVSGKILALVLPAPGRFRWLLGRNEEIIIPWRQIKKIGSDVILVELPEKVEANTYIDLSGGH
- a CDS encoding class I SAM-dependent DNA methyltransferase, coding for MPSFEQNGVNQAYRDFALVYDEMMRELDYPAWVEYVLFLYQNHTAFSGKAPGRSLLDLACGTGSFMALMMEKGWKVTGVDQSPSMLAIAGDKLGRIKGDYRLFHQDIRELDLDEQFPLITCLCDSLNYLLLYGELQQVLVHIYHHLLPGGIAIADFNTEYKYREILGDNTFCAVFENSAYIWANYLEPAARLCRMEIDFFAREKGDLFRHFREIHCQRWYEPAEIEEAALKAGFSRVRCFSAFTQQPHQPKDERIFFVFTREA
- a CDS encoding NusG domain II-containing protein, which gives rise to MTKGDRWLFWLLIGVGLFLLAWQAWPAPSSERQVQVFRDGELLFSFPLTETEIRTEQVQVAGGVATIEVRDGAVRLAPTEDYFCPERICIRTGWIKQPGEAIICVPNKLVIRIEEREDGVDAVI
- a CDS encoding TMEM165/GDT1 family protein gives rise to the protein MDWKVFFFSLCTIFFAELGDKTQLAVFSLVSQSRAPWAVFLGASLGLALVTLIGVLFGGVLTKYIPPLYMRLGAAFLFIGIGVYTLWKTWLEIA
- a CDS encoding ABC transporter permease: MGIIIKFVLKNIWAKKLRTLLIVTAVMLSSALYFATEALSGTAADMFIERVRVYYGTADLMIHPTEGSPSSLFRPNRAEMFAGDFEYIVGSIETGGTLVLPRETLRMTIKGFNLPELAQMNPFYLAAQEQLYPFQGKKIILSKQTAEEYGLRPGDYLDIEVFGAKRKFFLAALAEPAGPFQHDGQNINAVVPLDPLATIVNARGRVTNLYLKVKDPARKGELLQKLRALYPRYQVRETVTGQELAEYTSSLTMSFQLMGTVVLFMAVYIIYSSFKVITRERLPVLGTFRSIGATRRMTNLILCAESVMYGVIGGFLGCGLGLVLLYLIALQVRPDFMASVPVKLQFSPGQLGAAFLLAVLVAFLSALRPIRKAAKIPVKELIFNLYSKPGRRERWRPAGGVILIALSFLLPPHLPYQLLLPGGMLLLFATIIGFILMIPSLTKLFLAVLARLNRYFFGNEGVLAAKNLRENQGVLNNISLLAIGISALLMINTVSYSTARELTNFYRDFNFQIWFWTWQADRGIESILRSVDGVTSTYGIYTANAVEITNRNDRINLLHGANPHKYLDYHTLDLDPALLAELDTGRKILLTNTLRERLQVKKGDVLTLKTARGERDYQVIGFFDSLMWNGNFALIGERFIKMDMGKQYYDDLFVKTNKDPELVREAIKTRLARRSPFVITLAQMAKDNQQANDRILRVMQGFSLLALVIGIFGVFNNLIISFLERQRALAMLRSLGMSKAQSIKMFFAEALTGGLIGGGRGCFVRVPVEHHYPAGDQGFVGRTADLSLLPPLSVGGPGRTFDHGDRFRQSRL
- a CDS encoding ABC transporter ATP-binding protein, whose product is MTGGAALPPIIETFQLYKTYQLGAVRVEVLKGIDLTIQEGEFVSIMGPSGSGKSTLLYLMGGLDQPSSGRVKVKGKELSAMKDREVSILRRRTLGFVFQFYNLIPNLNVEENIMLPVLLDGKQPKAYRHRLEAILETVGLAGRRRHTPRELSGGEQQRVAIARALINEPDIILADEPIGNLDTKTGMGIMELLQRINREQGKTIVQVTHSREAATYGQRIINLRDGKVWEE